GCTGGCGTACGCCAGAACAGCGGCATGGATCAGCGGGTCGTCGGGTAGCGGGGCGACCGCCTTCATCCACACGTTCTGACCGGCGTAGTGCTGGCGGCCGGGTTTGAAGTACAGCGCGCCCTCGACGGTGCGCACATCCACGGCCCGGTTGATCCAGTGGTCGACCGCCGGATGCATACCGGCCAGACCCTCGAGCTCCTCCTTGGCGGTCCACACCCGTTCCGGGTCAGGCACCGCCGGCATCGCTGCCTGGTGGTCCAGACCCTCCGCCGGTTCTTGGAACGACAACGTGCCGGACAGGATGGTCTGACCGCCTTGAAGGGCGTGGACCCGCCGCTGGGAGAAGGAGTTTCCGTCCCGCAGGTTCTCCACGGCGAAGTTGATCGGCGCCGCCGAGTCGCCCGGTCGGATGAAGTAGGCGTGCAGGCTGTGGATCCGACGCTCCGGGAGTCCGGCACCGCGCACACTCAACCCACCAGCCATCACGGTCTGGGCCAGCACCTGACCGCCGAAGGCACGCCGCTGCGGCGTGGGCTGGCTGGTGCCGACGAAGAGTTCCATGTCACGTTGTGACTGATCACTGAACGCGCCGGTGGTATCACTGACCTCCAGCGACCAACTGCCGGCCGGTTGGAGGTCGAGCACCTCGAGCAACTGTCCGAAGGTGTCCGCCGCGCCCGGGGCGGCGTCGTCGGAGGGCGGTAACGAACTCACAGTCGCTGACTCTATCCAGGTCGCGGATGCCGCTTTGCAAGGATGGGGGCATGCCCGACTCGCCGACCGTCGTGACCGTTGACCTGCGCTGGTCGGATCTGGATGCGTTGCGGCACGTCAACAACGTCCAGTTCCTCAGATTGCTCGAGGAAGCGCGGATCAAGGGATTCCATGAGTGGTTCGGTCCGGTACGCCGCTCCAACGGTCTGCTGGTCGCCCATGCCTCGATCGACTATCTGGACCAACTGCACTTCCGTGGTCAGGCGGTGGCGGTGCACCTGTGGGTCTCCCGGGTGGCGGGTGCGTCCTTCGACACCAGTTATGAGCTGTACGACTCGCCAGAGCCGGACGCCCGCTTGTGTGCCCGCGCGCTGACGACCCAGGTCGCCTTCGACATGACCGATCAGAAACCGGTGCGCATCCCGGATGACCTGCGGGCCGTGCTGAGCGCGCACAGTGCCCCGCCGGTGACGATGAAACGGCGCGGCTCGTGAGCAGTCTGCGCCTGGCCGACCAGGAGACCTGGGCGGACCTGAGCACGTACGTCGCCCGCGCCCGTCGCCTGGAGGAGGACGGCGCGATCCGCCTTCTGGCCTCCGGTACGGCGCTCGCAGCCTGGGTGGGAGTCGTCAAGGGGCGTGGTCTGCTGGGTGAGGGGACGACCGTGGGTCTGCGTGTCCTCGAACTGGCCGAACCGGCGAATCTCGATGTGGTGGTGAGCCTTTCGGCAGTCGCGGACCGGTTGGCCAGGCACAGCGACGATCACCGATTGCCGATCCCGCCGATGACGGTGCAGACGACATGGGCGGCCGTTTCGCCGCCGCGCAGCGGATGGCGCCCGGTGACCCAGGTCCCCATCGAGACGCTGCGTCGCACGGCCACCGACGGTCTTGAGGCGTTGGCGGTCTCAGCCCGGGAGCCGCTGAGCGCCGTACGCCAGGAGACGGAACGCCAGCGCGTGTGGTCCGCGAGCATCCCTCTACCCGCAGCCGCCGACGGCTTGAGCGCCAGTGTCGCACTCGGTGCGCACGCGCTGGGCTTCCTCGTCGGCGACGAGGCGACGGTCTACACGGCCGGCCGGTGGTACCGACTGACCACCCCGGCCGGCCACGTCCTGGTGCGTTGACGGAGTCGACCGGCTCGGCCTCCCGGCCGATCACAGCCGGAATTGTCTGTGCCCTGGTGGGATTCACCAGTTCCTTCGTGGTGATCCTGACCGGTTTGACCGCGGTGGGTGCCAGCCCGCGTGAGGCTGCCAGCGGTCTGCTCTCCGTGAGCGTCACGATGGGTGCTGGGTCGATCCTGCTGGCGTCGTGGACACGCATCCCCATCACGGTCGCCTGGTCGACGCCGGGCGCGGCGCTGCTGGCCGCGACGGGTGTCGTCGCCGGTGGGTGGCCGGCAGCCGTCGGTGCGTTCCTGCTCACCGGCGCGCTGATCGTGCTGACCGGTTTGGTGTCGCGGCTGGGTGCGCTGATCGCCGCGATACCGACCGCCATCGCCCAGGCGATGCTGGCCGGGATTCTCTTCCAGCTGTGCCTTGGTCCGGTGACCGGGATGGCCAAGGATCCGCTGGCCGTCGCGCCGGTCGTCGTCGTGTGGTTGCTCGCCCTGCGATTCTCGCCGCGCTGGGCCTCCCCGCTGGCGTTCTGCGCCGCAGCGGTGGTGATCGCGGTGCACCTGGCCCGGAGCAGCACCTCGATCCGCACCGACCAGTTGCTGCCCCACGTCGTCGTGACCACGCCGACGCTGACCTTCGGGGCAGTGATCGGGATCGCCTTGCCGCTGTACGTGGTGACGATGGCATCCCAGAACGTCCCTGGCGTTGCGGTGATGAAAGGGCTTGGCTACCAAGTGCCCTGGCGGCGCTCGATGCTCGTCACCGGCGCCGGGACGGTGCTGGGTGCACCCGCCGGCGGCCATGCGATCAACCTCGCCGCGATCAGCGCCGCACTCGCCGCCGGACCGGAGGCCGGACCCGATCGATTCCGTCGCTGGATCGCCAGCGTGACCTCCGGGGTGGTCGTGATCGGTCTGGGCCTGGCCGCCGGTGCGTTCGGTCAACTGGTGGTGCTGGCGCCGGCGGGAGTGATCGCCGCGGTTGCCGGCCTGGCGTTGATGTCGACCCTGGCCAGCAGTCTCACCGCCGCGATGGCGACGCCGGAGAACCACCTACCTGCGGTGCTCACCTTCGTCACCGCGGCATCCGGCATCGCTGTCGCCGGTGTGAGTGCCGCGTTCTGGGCGTTGATCGTCGGCCTGATCGCCCGGGCAGTCCTGCAACGGCCGAGCAGCGCCGCCTGATTCAGGACGTACGCCGCAGCCAGACGGCCGTGTCCGGTGCGACCTGGGTGCCGTCCCCATCGGGGTCGGAGTCCACCAGCACCTCGTGCCCTGGCGGGATCGTCACCGATGCGGCGGACAGGTTCGCCAGCATCGTGGTCTGCTCACCCGTCGTGCCGCGGATCGTGAAGCTCAGCACGTCCGGGTCGACGTCCGCCCAGGTCAACGAGCCGCCACCGATCCCGCGATCGCGACGCTCGGTCAGCAGCCTGCGGTAGAGCTCGAGCGAGGAGGCCGCGACGCCGACCTGCTGATCGACGGCAAGGTCGGCGAACTCGGTCGGCTGCGGGAGCCAGGTGCGGCCGGTGTCGTTGAATCCGTAGGCAGGAGAGTCCTTTTCCCAGGTCATCGGGATCCGGCAGCCATCTCGGCCCAACTCCGCACCCGCCGTACGAGCGAAGGTGGGATCCTGCCGGACCTCGTCCGGCAGGGCAGTGTGCTCGGGCAGCCCGAGTTCCTCGCCCTGGTAGATGTAGGCGCCGCCGGGCAACGCGAGCATGATCGTCGAGGCGGCACGCGCCCGCCGTGCCCCGAGCTCTTGATCGGGTTGGGTGTCGTCCGCGCCGATCCCGTTCGGACGGGCGGTGCCGACCGGCAGACCCAGTCTGCTGGCGTGCCGGACGACGTCGTGGTTCGACAGCACCCACGTCGTGGGCGCGCCCACGGCGTCGTCAGCCGCCAGGGACGCGGCGATGGTCGCGCGCAGTGAGTCGGCCTGCCACGGCGCGTTCAGATAGTCGAAGTTGAACGCCTGATGGAACTCATCGGGGCGAACATAACGCGCCAGCCGCTCCGGCGGATCGACCCACGCCTCGGCGCACATCACCCGGTCCCGTGCCGAGTCGTAGCCTTCGGCATCCCGCGGGTTGTACCCGTCCAGGACCGCCCGCCACGACCGGTAGATCTCGTGCACGCCGTCCTGGTCCCACATCGGTGGTCGCTGGGTGGGGTCGGGCAGGTCGAGCATGTTCATCGGGCCCGACCAGTCCGGCAGTCCCTTCGCCTTGACGAGCCCGTGCGCAACGTCGACGCGGAAACCGTCCACTCCGCGGTCCAGCCAGAACCGC
The window above is part of the Branchiibius hedensis genome. Proteins encoded here:
- a CDS encoding acyl-CoA thioesterase, translated to MSSLPPSDDAAPGAADTFGQLLEVLDLQPAGSWSLEVSDTTGAFSDQSQRDMELFVGTSQPTPQRRAFGGQVLAQTVMAGGLSVRGAGLPERRIHSLHAYFIRPGDSAAPINFAVENLRDGNSFSQRRVHALQGGQTILSGTLSFQEPAEGLDHQAAMPAVPDPERVWTAKEELEGLAGMHPAVDHWINRAVDVRTVEGALYFKPGRQHYAGQNVWMKAVAPLPDDPLIHAAVLAYASDYTLLEPVLRRHGLVWADKRLRPASLDHSMWFHRPARIDEWVLYTQESPSASGGRGLGIGKIFAQDGTLACTVAQEGMVRVKQDTTKSRYDT
- a CDS encoding acyl-CoA thioesterase → MPDSPTVVTVDLRWSDLDALRHVNNVQFLRLLEEARIKGFHEWFGPVRRSNGLLVAHASIDYLDQLHFRGQAVAVHLWVSRVAGASFDTSYELYDSPEPDARLCARALTTQVAFDMTDQKPVRIPDDLRAVLSAHSAPPVTMKRRGS
- a CDS encoding benzoate/H(+) symporter BenE family transporter, encoding MGFTSSFVVILTGLTAVGASPREAASGLLSVSVTMGAGSILLASWTRIPITVAWSTPGAALLAATGVVAGGWPAAVGAFLLTGALIVLTGLVSRLGALIAAIPTAIAQAMLAGILFQLCLGPVTGMAKDPLAVAPVVVVWLLALRFSPRWASPLAFCAAAVVIAVHLARSSTSIRTDQLLPHVVVTTPTLTFGAVIGIALPLYVVTMASQNVPGVAVMKGLGYQVPWRRSMLVTGAGTVLGAPAGGHAINLAAISAALAAGPEAGPDRFRRWIASVTSGVVVIGLGLAAGAFGQLVVLAPAGVIAAVAGLALMSTLASSLTAAMATPENHLPAVLTFVTAASGIAVAGVSAAFWALIVGLIARAVLQRPSSAA
- a CDS encoding glycoside hydrolase family 13 protein, whose product is MTNPTPWWRDAVIYQIYPRSWADGNGDGVGDLPGITARLPYLAELGVDAVWLSPFYVSPQADAGYDVADYRDIDPVFGSLSDADALIARAHQLGLRVIVDLVPNHTSDEHAWFQAALAAGPGSLERDRYIFRDGDGADGALPPNDWSSVFGGGAWTRIREADGRPGQWYLHLFDVKQPDLNWENPQVRSEFEDILRFWLDRGVDGFRVDVAHGLVKAKGLPDWSGPMNMLDLPDPTQRPPMWDQDGVHEIYRSWRAVLDGYNPRDAEGYDSARDRVMCAEAWVDPPERLARYVRPDEFHQAFNFDYLNAPWQADSLRATIAASLAADDAVGAPTTWVLSNHDVVRHASRLGLPVGTARPNGIGADDTQPDQELGARRARAASTIMLALPGGAYIYQGEELGLPEHTALPDEVRQDPTFARTAGAELGRDGCRIPMTWEKDSPAYGFNDTGRTWLPQPTEFADLAVDQQVGVAASSLELYRRLLTERRDRGIGGGSLTWADVDPDVLSFTIRGTTGEQTTMLANLSAASVTIPPGHEVLVDSDPDGDGTQVAPDTAVWLRRTS